GTGGTGGATTCATTGCAGATTCGGATGGGGGTAGAACGTGGGTGCATTTTAAGTATGAAAGACTTCCCATGTTCTGTCACTTTTGTGGAATCTTGGGACATGATTATCACCATTGTGCGAGACACTTTGCTACAGAAAAAAGTGATGGGGAGGTTGATTATCAATATGGTGATTGGCTGAGAGCATCCTGTGGAAGGCAAAGGTCTCCTCCTCATGACAGAACTGCCAGTCCGAAGCAACAACCGATCCGAAAAACATGGAATTGATGGTAGTTCAGATGGGCACGGCGAGAATATTGGGATATACCCAGATTTTCAACAGTCCAAGCTCGTAATTGATGAGATAGAGCATAATCAGGGGAGTACGTCCAATGCTGATGAGGATGTGGttattttaaactcaaatagTGATAATCCTGTGGAGGTGCATGACAATAATATAGGGAGTAAGGATATACTTGAGTCTAGCTTGATTTCTTATACTCCTAAGGACGTGATGTCTCCGAAATTCGTGGAAGATATTCCTGGAAGTTTGGAGGAAAATTCTGGGAATTTGAACGTGACGTATGACATGCAAGGGGGGAAATGTGAGTGGGCCAATAGTCTCAAAACCAAAATCCACGTGGACTAGAATTGTGAGAATGGATTTTGGATTGGGGAATACGTTGAAGGCAGCAAACGTGCTAGTGCTTGGGAAGAGAATTAGTACATAGAATTCTAACCTTTCCATGTAGAGAGATGAGGAGGAAATTCAGAAAACGAAGGGGGAGAAAGTGGGTCAGGATTCTAATGATATATCGGCGAGGGTGGGCAGGCACCCTTGCCGGGAACAATGAGGTTTTTAAGTTGGAATTGCCAAAGGCTTGGGAACCCTTGGACAAGTCGAAGCCTTCACAAAATTGTGAGAGAACAAGTTCCCAATGTGTGTTTCCTTATGGAGACACGGCTGGATAAGAAAGGATTTGACAAGCTATATGGTGAATAACCTTTCCCAAATAAAATCATTGTTAAAAAAGCCTGACTTTGAGGGAGGCGTAGCTTTCATTTGGAAGAATGAAGTGCAGTGAGAGTTAAATAATAATACAGCCAACCATATTCTTGTTAAAGTTAGGGAAGAGGATGATTATGAGTGGTGGCTGACATGTTTCTATGGATGGCCGGATGTGACTCAAAAAAGTAAGTCTTGGGAATTGTTAGCTCATATTAAATCCTTTGTGGGTGAGTCTTGGATGTGCATTGGCGACTTTAATGCTATTCTTCACTCTACAGAGAAACGTAATAAATGTCCACCACAGCTGAACCAAATGGATGCATTTTGTGAAGCTTTAGAAGGGTGCCAATTGGAGGATCTTGGGTTTAAGGGGTATCCGTTTACATGGAATAATAAGAGATAGGGGGAGGCAAATACAAAGCTTAGGTTTGACAGAGTTGTGGAAACAGTGgagtggaaaaataaatttaagctTAGCTCAATTACTCACTTATCCCCTCATGCTTCGGATCATCTACCTTTAATCCTCAAAATAGACCAATTTAGGAAGAATAGTATGCAGAGAAGCATTGGGTTTAAGTTTGAAGAGGCTTGGGTTTTATGGGAGGAATGTGAGGAGGTAGTTAAGAATTCTTGGGAGTATGATGTGAATGGTGACCACGGGCTGGAGGGTATTAAGGATAGAATCCGGGTTTGTGGAGAGAATTTAAGGATGTGGGGGCTATCCAAAATTGAGCCTAATGCTGAGGAAATAAAATTACTCCAGAAGAAACCTGAAGCATTAAATAGTGAGGTGATAACTGAGGAGTTTAGGGCTAAATTTTTGGAAGTAAGCAAGAACTTAGATGATTTACTGATGAAGCAGGAGATTTATTGGGCTCAGAGATCGAGGGTTTCCTAGCTAAAGCACGGTGctaaaaacactaaaattttcCATGCTAAAGCCTCACAGAGAAGGAGGAGAAATCATGTTCAGAGAATTAAAGATAGGGATGGTAATTGGGTGGAGGAGATAGAAGACATTGTTGGGGTGGCAACTAACTATTTTGATAGTTTGTTTAATGCAGGTACATGCTCTCAGATGGAGGAATGTCTTGACACAGTGATAAGCAAAGTGACCCCTGATATGCAACAAATGTTGTCTAGTGAGTTTACTGCTGATGAAATTAAGATTGCAGTGCTCCAAATGGGACCAACAAAGGCACCTGGACTTAATGGTATGAATGCACTTTTCtaccaaaaattttggcatGTTGTGGGTAACAGTGTTATTGCTGCTATTATGGATTATTTGCATACGGGTTTTATGGCACCTGATATTAACCATACTAATATTGTTTTGATCCCTAAAGTAAAGCAACCAAAAAAGATGTTTGATTTTCGACCTATTAGCCTATGTAATGtcatttacaaaattatttcaaagGTATTAGCTAACTGGTTGAAGCAAATCCGCTCCCAAGTGTCATTGCAACTACTCAGAGTGGTTTTGTTCTAGGTAGACTCATAACTAATAATGTTTTGGTGGCATATGAGTTACTACACACTATGCATTCCAGGAAGAAAGGCAAAAAAGGCTCTCTTGCTTTAAAGCTTGATATCAGTAAGGCGtatgatagggtggagtggCCATTTTTGAAGGGTATTATGACCAAGTTGGGGTTCCCAGAGGTATGGATCAATTGGGTAATGGGATGTGTGACCACTCCTTTCTCTGTTCTGATTAATAGGAAGCCTTTTGGGAACATCACACCTTCGAGGGGAATCCGTTAGGGTGATCCTCTATTGCTATACTTATTTCTATTGTGTGCAGAGGGTTTTAATTCTCTGCTTCTTTGGGTTGAAATGAAAGGTCGTATTAAAGGGGTCTTTATATGTAGAAGGCGAAAAACccattttagtctctacattttcacgcgattcccactttggtccctaactttttctttttctaccgcttttagtccctatcttGGAAAACGCGTCTCGTTTTAGTCCCTGCCGTTACTTCAGAGACAGAAATTGTACACATGGCAAAcagaaatattaaaataataataataattttattttactgcCACGTTagcatataaattaaaaaaaaaatttattcattttaactaaataaaaaaattaaaaacaaaaagaaaaaaaaattacatcaattTTGATCTAAATGTGTCTTCAACAAAAATACAACCCAGATTtaagaacacaaaataaaaaaataaaaaaataagatcaCAAAATTAAAGGATCCACATTTGAATAAACATGAACACCCACCCACCACCTCTAGCACCCACCCACCACCCCACCACCACACACCCCCCtgcaaccaccaaaaaaaataaaaacctagcaACCCCAGTCCCCACCATCAATCTAACACACAAAAACCCATGGACACCGATCTACCCAAAGCATACTCAGCCGCCGATCACTACAAAGCAAGGTCAGACCTCCACCATGCCGATCCACCATGCCAACCTACACCCTCCACTACGCCAATCCAAAAACTTAGGCCTCCACCACGCTGAACCCAAACCCAGACTTCCACCACACCGATCCACAAACCCACGCCCTCCACCTCACCCCCCTACAACCACGGCGACAACCCACCTCACCACCACAGCAACACCCTACCACCACGGCAACACCATATGCACAGAAAtccacagaaaaaaaaaaaaaatcaaagaagcaaaCAGATCTTCCCCTCTCCAAATGGCTCCTACCAAGCAGACCGCTCGTAAGTCCACCGGAGGCAAGGAATCGTGGCTCTAAGGGAGATCAGAAAGTACCAGAAAGATTCCATTCCAGAGGTTGGTGAGAGAGATCGCTTAGGACTTCAAGACCGACCTCCGATTCCAGAGCAGCGCCGACGCGGCTCTTCAAGAAGCCGCCGAGGCTTACTTGGTCGGGCTCTTTGAGGACACCAACCTATGCCCCATTCACGCCAAGAAATCCACCATCATGCCTAAGGATATCCAGCTCGCTAGGAGGATCAAAGGCAAGAgagcttagagagagagaaagttggtTTAGTCGATTTAGATCTGTGTTTAGGTTTTCGTTGGTTAGATCTGAAATCtctgtttttatgtttttgttatgtttgtgtAGAATTGTGGAAATCTAATATCTAATTAGATTGCTTTAGCTGTGttcaatatcaatatcaatatcaatttcgttgttatttgtgttttttggattttaattttttgtacttCGATCTGAGTTCGtattcttgttgttcttgttcaagacacacttagatctAAATTGAtgtaactttttgttttttttttttcctgtttttaattttttttatttagttaaaattaataatttttttttataatttatacgCTGACGTGGCATCttttaaagcaaaataaaatttttattattattttaatattttcgtTTGCCACGTGTACAATTTCCATCTCTGATGTAACAGCaggtaggggtggcaaaatccGACACGACCCGCGGACccgacacgactaacccgtttataAACAAGTCATGGGTTGAGGCTAAACGGGTTCGGGTCATATTCGAATCGACACGGCTGAGTCGTTTACTAAACGGGTCGTGTTCGTGTTCAACATGTGAACCTGTTTAACCCGTTTGACCCGATTAACTTATAAATGTAATTTTACCAGTTTACCCTTATAAACCTAGGTATATAAGCTTTCCTATTCCCTTCTTCTCCTCCCTCACTACCAGATCTCAGTCACGCCTCTCTCACTCTGTCTCTTCATTTTTATCATCAACCTTAACTCTctgactcttcttcttcttctcaaaactCCAACCACTCCTCTTTCTTCTCTACAGATTCtacattatttaaaatcaaaactTAGCCATCCCCATGTCTCAACGCTCTACTCTATCTTCCCTTCAAATCCCTAGCCGCCTCCACTACTATCTCTTCTCCTCAAAATCGTAGCTGCCTCTCTGCTCTCTCTTCTCCTTTAGGGGGTTCATAGCTTCACCAGTTCACCTCTTTCTTCAGCTTTCAACTGACGAATCCACCAACAAGGTATATGAACAACATCTATTTATCACACTCATTTACAATTTTACACACCACttttgcaaacaaaaaaaaaattgttacttttCCAAGTTGAAAATCATgaattattttagttaaaaaagaaCAGAGTGAATGGTTCTATAATGCCAAAAGCTCAAGCCTTAGATATTAGATTTGTCATTGCTAGATCTGCTTGCATAGGAAGAGAACTGAAATGGGAGGGAAGATTTGCTCGGTTCTATTTTTTGTAAGAGAGATTGAGAAGTGAGATTCTcataaaggaaaaacaaaaacaaaaaaagagacagAAATGCGGGGAGAGAGATGAACTGAAAAGGCTATAAAGAGAGTTGTGGTGTGTTTGTGTTATCTGTTTGGGAAAGAGACTAGAGCATgagatattttatattttttaaacaaaaaaatccacAGCCACACACCTATTTCTCATCACATGactttctagtttttttttttttgtccccttaaaataaaataattgaagatgcgtttgggttttttttttttttttttttgtgttaatcactaatcactatattgtttttttttctgttcaagCATATGAGGAAACCATAATATTCTTTGTCTGCAGAAGTCTTCTCATGACATCAAGTACAGTGGTTTTACAAATCACATTAGCCCTATGAGCAGTTTGAACATATGGGGACTTTCTAGACAGAGCAACCATTTAGTACACATAGTTTTACGAATCACTATACTGTTAACTATTTAGTACTaacaatagatttttttttattttaaaattatttgtcgtgctttatgatttcttttcaagtttatttGTTTCTGTCATCTTAGAATTACTAATTTTCTGCTTAataatttctctttaattttttctagATGGAAAATGATGAGATGCAGCTTATTGACACTAAAAATGAAGGTGAAGACATTGACTTAAAACATAAACTTGATGAACTGGCTGAACTGGCTGAACTTCGTCCGCCAAAGAAGTCTAAGACTAAGACAAATAATAAAGACAACAAAAGGAGGGGGATTTCAAGATTTTGGCATTTCTTTCATATGCTTCCTACAAAAGATGGAGAAAAGCCTATTTGCAAATGCAAAAAGTGTGGAAAGGAAGATGTTGCTGTTGGCGTATATGGTATTGGAAATTTGAAGCGTCATTTGAATGTATGTTGAATATATAATGATGAATATCAATAAGAATGAGCACAAGGGAGACGCCTCTTGAATGGAACCCTCAATCTCTTCTAATACAATCTCTTAATTTAGatgtcttttagtttttgatttGGCACTTGGAAGGTTGGACTTAAATTTGCCATCATGTGTATTTTGATATGCCATGTAAGTTGATATATggtaataaataattttagatatatgagttttttttttttttttttggagaagagaaGAGATATATGGGAATTAATAATAGGTTATTTGGATTAGATATGACCTATTAATCAAACAGGTTATTAAGGATAGTTATGACCCATTAATTAAACAGGTTAATAATAGGACATTTGTGTCGACCCTAACATGACCTGCTAATTAAATAAGTTAaacgtgtcgtgtcgtgtcgggttacccgtttaataaataggtcGTGCTAGGGTTGAGAAATCCTAACCCGTTTACTAAACAGGTCGGGTTCATGTTGACCCATATAACATAATACTCACAACTCAACCCGACACGAACTCGACACGTGAACACAAATTGCCAACCCTAACGGCAGGGACTAAAACGAGACGCGTTTTCCaagatagggactaaaagcggtggaaaaaaaaagtgacggatcaaagtgggaatcgcgtgaaaatgtagggactaaaatgggtTTTTCGCCTATGTAGAATGGTGCCATCTGTTACAAATTTAATGTTTGCAGAAGACTCAATCCTTTTTCGCCGAGCTACTCTTGGGCAAGTTGAGGTCATAAATGAGGTTTTGAGCACATATGCTAATGCATCAGGCCAATGAATTAATATGGAAAAATCTTCAGTATTTTTTAGCAGCAACACTCAAGCTAATCATAGAGTTGGGATTGTGTCTGTGCTTGGAGTGAAGGAGGTGGAGCGCTTTGAAACATATTTGGGGCTACCTACCCTAGTGGGAAGGGTGAAGTATCAGACTTTTTCCTATTTGAAGGATAGGGTTTGGAAGAAATTGCAGGGTTGGAAAGGTGCTTGGTGTCAAAAGCGGGAAAAGAAGTACTTATCAAGCCTGTTGCTCAAACTATCCCGACTTATACCATAGGTGTGTTTCAGCTACCTGTGAAATTGTGTGATGAATTGAATGCCCTCTGTgctaaattttggtggggataAGTGGGGAATGAAAGGAAGATTCATTGGAAGAGTTGGACCTCTCGATCTCTACCAAAAAATGAAGGCGGGATGGGATTTAGAGATTTGAGATTATTTAACCTTGCAATGCTAGGAAAACAAGGGTGGAGATTGATACATGAGAATGATTCGCTTCTTTATAAATGTTTTAAAGCCCAGTATTTCCCTTGGTGCCAATTTTTAGATGCAACTATTTCTCCTAATAGCTCTTTTGTATGGAGGAGTATAATGACTGCTATGCCACTTTTAAAGAGTGGCTGTTGTTGGAGGGTGGGTAGTGGTGATGATATTCGGATTAGGAAGGACAAATGGATCCCTAATTATCCTTCTAATATGGCGCTGCACCCGGTGGCTGAAGAAGTAGAGGAATGTATGGTTTCTGATCTCATAGACTCGGATTTACACTGTTGGAGGCGTGATTTTATAATGGAGACGTTTCAGCTAAATGATGCAAATGCAATTTTTAAAATCCCATTAAGTCGTGGAAGGGCAATGGACTCTGCAGTATGGCTACAAACAAAAAATGGGGTATATTCGGTCCGGTCAGGTTATCATAAGGCTAGGAAGGTGATGATAAATGAGTCTTGGGTAGAAAGTTCAAGTAGTGTAGAGGGACATCAGATATGGAAGGTTTTGTGGGGCTTGAAGATTCCTagtaaattaaaggtttttggGTGGAGAGCTTGCCATGAAATTCTGCCGACTAAAGTGAACCTTGCAAAGCATAAAATATTAGAAGATGTTATGTGTCATTGCTACAAAAGATTTACTGAGACTATATTACATGCTGTGTGGGACTATGGAGCTGCGCAAGATGTTTAGGCTGGGAGTATTACTTCACCGCATAAATGGTCCACGAGCTACCATGATTTCAGATGTTTATTTGAATCCTTGATGGAGAGATTACTGAAGGAAGATCTAGAGATTTTTTTGGTGAAGGCATGGCTGATATGGAACCAAAGGAATGCTGTGATACATGGTGGAAAATTGAGGGAATTGGGCTAGCTGAACAAAAGGGCTAAAGAATTCCTTGATAAGTATAGGAAAGCACAGGTGGTTCTCACTCCTTCGAATGGGATTTCTGGTAGCTGTGTTTGGCATGCTCCACCAGCAGAGGAGTTCAAATTGAACTTTGATGTTGCTGTATTTTCAGATCAACACAACTCGGGTTTTGGTGCTATTATCAGGAACTCTTTAGGTGAGGTTATGGCCTACATGTTAGTGAAGGGTCCTCATATGAATAGCAGTGAAGAGGCTGATGTTTTAGCATGTCGAAGAGCTGTGGAATTCTCAAGGGAAGTTGGATTTTCTCGGCTGATTATTGAAGGAGATTGCCTAAATGTGATGAGGGCTCTATCTGTTTCTATAGAGAACAGCTCATTGCTTGGCCACATCTATGAAGAAATCAAGTTCAATCTTAGAGGAATGCATGTCCTATCCATTAATTGGGTAAAGAGAGGTGGAAACATGGTTACTCATACTTTAGCAAAACATGTTAGGAATTTAATTGATGATTTGTATTGGATTGAAGATACTCCACCGCCTATGGAGGATGCTTTGTATTATGATTCTTTACATATCAATGAATGATTAATTGTTTCgccttcaaaaaaattatcattaaataTTAATCATAAAGAAGAGATCTGGagggagaaaaatgaaaaggaagaCACTGAATTTTTCCAAGTTGACAAGCATGACAAACTGGTGGAGCCTTAaagcaaccacatcagtccttcagaaatagaaaaagagtCTAGTTTTAcacaatttacccaaaaaaacacTCATACCAGTGCTTGCAAAGCTTTGCAAATATCCATATTTGCTACATTAACtgtgtaaatatacatggtTACTATAGCTTTGTATAAtaatactttattatttttttctctctcctctgtcAAACTACTTCTCTTCCTCTACGTCTACAACAACCCAGTAGCAGaataagaagaaggaagaagaaaataaccACCAAaccaacaaacccaccaccaccaccaaacacCGCAACCTAACACCACCCAACCAACACCAACACAAATTATGTGAACAGTTGATAATCCACCACAAATTTACccaaaatcaatagaaaattaacccaaaatcaacGAAAAAGCAATTagaaaacccaactcaaaatcaagacAAACCCACTAGAAAACCTAactcaaaatcaatcaaaactcACTCGGAAACCCAAGCCAAAAACAGtccaaacccaccaaaaaacccATCTCAAACCATACTCAACGGAAAAATCACTTGAAAAGCCCAACGGAGTTGGATCTGCCGCCCGATCTACTGCCATTGGATCTTCCACTATTGCTGCCGCCGGATCTTCCCAGATCTACCACCGTGTGTGAGTGTATGGGTTTGGGATATGAGAGAAGAAGAGAGTTGAGGGAGGACTGAGAGATTTGGAATTtatatttgagagagagacagtTCGAACTttagatgagagagaaaaatgtataaatgaaatagataggtattaataaataataataaaaaaagaatgaataatattatttaatcaGAATAGatttgtaaaatagataaactgatgtgggtgttttggaAATGtggtagtgtaaaatagaaaaagtaggttcttagtgtaaaatagacggaaAAATTTAGCCGAACTGATCTGAATGCTTTTATTGTTGGTGACAGTAAGCTGATGAGAAGAGAAAACCTGACGAACAATACGAAGTGCAGGATGGTCAAGTCTTGAGTGCCATTGATCAATGGAGACACGTTCACCCAAGAAGGCAGAAGGTTTGGTAAGCTAATGAAGAGAATTGAGAGGATAGAGGCCATCTTTACTCTTACCGCTAAGAGGTTGACTCTCGAGGATTGATCCTTAACATAGAAAAATGAAggtgaaactaaaaaaaaaaattatcttttgcAAATTGATAAATAGAAAAGAGATTTTTGCTAATATGGGGAACATGAAGAACATCATTAAGTAATAATTGGTTAGTAGATTAACAAAGAATGGAGGAACCTATGTGGTGGATGTGCAAACCTTGACCATTACCAATGTGAACCTGGTCCAGACTAGGGTAGTCTTCAGAGTAAAGGTTTAAGTTGTTGAGGTTAGCTGTaaagtagaggggagtagaggggaggagagtagagggaaatggttatcctccaccttgtttggatgttttaaaaattaggatggaAATTAGaggaaataatttaaatagacaaatttactcctatttgaaaatggacttacaacattggtctatgattaatttgttagattaaataattatttaatcaacattctcattccatcaaataccactaataaaattataaaactactattaactattataaaataatttttattacctcaaaaaaaattataataagaataaaaatccTTCATAAATTTCTACAATTTCCTTCGcatttctcaccaaccaaacaaaaagctAGCTCCACCTCAGCCTATCATATGACatccaaaaagtaaaattagaattcaaaattttctgagTAACCAAACAAagaccaagagagagagagagagagataccgGAATTTTATCgatgaggagagagagatcGGAGAGACTAGAATCGCTGTCACTACTACACCAAGGCTCGGTTCCACCGCTTCCATTCTCCAAGAAATCGCTAACCATTAGAGCCAAATCGTGCTCGCTCTCTTGGCTCAGGTTCAACCATCCTCCTCCGATTtgacctccacctccacctttCATCGGCCACCAATCCCCTGTAAGCACGCACACTTTGCAATCCAGGATCTCCACCTCCAAAAAAAGCCACATCGTTTTCGTTCTCACTGCCCCAATCACCACGGCGAAGAAAACGACGACGATTCTTTTTCCTCGCGACACGTGTCAACCATCCTCAtcaatgaaattttatattcactacaaactcattttctctctccaaaccCTAGAACTCTCACGAAGCtcaggaaaaaagaaatgaagaaaatattCAGTTTTGGGTATTTGATCTTTGGATCTATGCAATTAGAGACTTTGTGTAGTATTcggttttgggttttcttttctatttggttgctgagaaaatatTGTATAGAAACTGTAAAGATACTAAATTTAGTAGAAATTGTATTTGGTTTGTAAGAAAGCACTGGAAAGATTTGTCATTTGTAGTGTTAAACCATTtgggttcaattttttttccattcccCTTAAAGTTTctcaagaaacaaacaaagattatttatataatcggtttgtaattttgttaatttagaaaagGTAAATTGGGGAATTC
This portion of the Castanea sativa cultivar Marrone di Chiusa Pesio chromosome 7, ASM4071231v1 genome encodes:
- the LOC142644101 gene encoding uncharacterized protein LOC142644101, encoding MTAMPLLKSGCCWRVGSGDDIRIRKDKWIPNYPSNMALHPVAEEVEECMVSDLIDSDLHCWRRDFIMETFQLNDANAIFKIPLSRGRAMDSAVWLQTKNGVYSVRSGYHKARKVMINESWVESSSSVEGHQIWKVLWGLKIPSKLKVFGWRACHEILPTKVNLAKHKILEDVMCHCYKRFTETILHAVWDYGAAQDLNKRAKEFLDKYRKAQVVLTPSNGISGSCVWHAPPAEEFKLNFDVAVFSDQHNSGFGAIIRNSLGEVMAYMLVKGPHMNSSEEADVLACRRAVEFSREVGFSRLIIEGDCLNVMRALSVSIENSSLLGHIYEEIKFNLRGMHVLSINWVKRGGNMVTHTLAKHVRNLIDDLYWIEDTPPPMEDALYYDSLHINE